A window of Eriocheir sinensis breed Jianghai 21 chromosome 39, ASM2467909v1, whole genome shotgun sequence contains these coding sequences:
- the LOC127008965 gene encoding uncharacterized protein LOC127008965, translated as MKIVTLVLAALVAGVLSLPRPEQGGSDELILGDEDGEYADFSEDIVYEYAFEISDEATRTYYSRTEIKLSNGDVFGSWAVLLPSDEIQTMVYNVTKGNGYRYSLTYTPVEFYGESRRDET; from the exons ATGAAG ATCGTCACGCTGGTGCTGGCGGCGCTGGTGGCTGGCGTGCTGAGCCTCCCGCGGCCAGagcagggagggagtgatgagctCATCCTTGGTGATGAGGACGGGGAATATGCTGACTTCTCTGAG GACATTGTCTACGAGTACGCCTTCGAGATATCCGACGAAGCCACCCGCACGTACTACAGCCGCACCGAGATCAAGCTGAGCAATGGGGACGTCTTCGGCTCATGGGCGGTGCTGCTGCCCTCCGACGAGATCCAGACGATGGTGTATAACGTGACAAAGGGGAACGGCTACAGGTACTCCCTCACCTATACACCGGTAGAGTTTTATGGTGAATCAAGACGAGACGAGACATGA
- the LOC127009136 gene encoding uncharacterized protein LOC127009136, giving the protein MKVFLTLLAALAAAALAAPFPQHIAFPEPPQLPQANFFPQATQHQDAHQNTHQQNFPQSTHSQNFPQNTHQQNFPHNTRLHAFPNAVPVESQVWPIIPYSYTYSVSDPETGNYQNKAEMKNDLGEVFGSYSVLMPDNMIYTTIYNVTGTSGFMARVEKSLPQPAGHGSSASSGSSGSSSHFGSFPAVAAASSASAAASSAVRGPGNAV; this is encoded by the exons ATGAAG gtcttcctcaccctcctcgccgccctcgccgccgccgccctggcAGCCCCGTTTCCTCAACACATCGCCTTCCCCGAGCCTCCCCAGCTTCCCCAGGCAAACTTCTTCCCCCAAGCGACCCAGCACCAGGACGCTCACCAGAATACCCACCAGCAGAACTTCCCCCAGAGCACCCACTCACAGAACTTCCCCCAGAACACCCACCAACAGAACTTCCCACACAACACCCGCCTGCACGCCTTCCCCAACGCTGTGCCCGTCGAGTCGCAAGTTTGG CCCATCATCCCCTACAGCTACACCTACTCCGTCAGCGACCCGGAGACAGGGAACTACCAGAACAAGGCAGAGATGAAAAACGATCTGGGTGAGGTCTTCGGCTCCTACTCTGTCCTCATGCCCGACAACATGATCTACACCACCATCTACAACGTCACCGGCACCAGCGGCTTCATGGCTCGCGTTGAGAAGTCCCTCCCACAGCCGGCCGGTCACGGTTCCTCTGCATCCTCTGGTTCTTCTGGTTCGTCTTCGCATTTTGGTTCCTTCCCTGCCGTCgctgccgcctcctccgcctccgccgccgcttcTTCGGCTGTTCGAGGTCCCGGTAACGCAGTGTAG
- the LOC127008964 gene encoding exosome complex component RRP40-like: MGPKGRCSEPVRVVLPGDKVLQLDSDDCAKEIFLGPGLRRHENIVYATRSGLLRKTAQNIYYIDNYQRRYDPLKGQFVVGIIYKKKGDNYIIDIGGSEYATLSPLCFENAPKKSRKDMRPGDLVFGQLLVAEKDMEPEMVCIDVCSDSVGICSLPDNGLLFTVPLHVTRGILHPQNTLLKKISNLVECTLVVGSNGRVVVTAEEQRHMLAIMNCIKMLEVMTEQEAEENLLRYFNNMFLL, translated from the exons ATGGGTCCAAA AGGCAGATGCAGTGAGCCTGTGAGAGTTGTTCTTCCCGGAGATAAGGTTCTACAGCTTGACTCAGATGACTGCGCCAAGGAGATATTTCTCGGGCCGGGCCTCCGGAGACATGAAAACATTGTCTATGCTACCCGCTCAGGACTGCTGAGGAAGACGGCACAAAACATTTACTACATTGACAATTATCAGAGGCGATATGATCCTCTCAAGGGACAGTTTGTGGTGGGgatcatatacaagaaaaaaggtgACAATTATATCATAGACATTGGTGGGAGTGAGTATGCCACCCTGTCTCCCCTGTGCTTTGAAAATGCTCCTAAGAAAAGCAGGAAGGACATGAGGCCAGGAGACCTGGTGTTTGGACAGTTGCTggtggcagagaaagacatggaacCTGAGATGGTTTGCATTGACGTCTGTAGTGACTCTGTAGGCATCTGTTCACTTCCTGACAATGGCCTCTTGTTCACTGTTCCTTTACATGTGACACGGGGGATCCTGCACCCTCAGAACACCCTCCTAAAGAAGATCTCAAACCTGGTGGAGTGCACATTGGTGGTGGGGTCCAACGGGCGAGTGGTGGTGACGGCAGAGGAGCAGCGGCACATGCTGGCCATCATGAACTGTATCAAGATGTTGGAGGTAATGACAGAGCAGGAGGCAGAAGAAAACCTGCTCCGGTACTTTAACAACATGTTCTTGCTCTAG